A window of Heteronotia binoei isolate CCM8104 ecotype False Entrance Well chromosome 17, APGP_CSIRO_Hbin_v1, whole genome shotgun sequence genomic DNA:
GGCTCACTCTGCATCATTGCCTCCTGCCAAGTCCAGTTTGAGTGGCCCATGCCCTGTTGAAATTTATACTGTAAGCTCCTTGGGGCAAAGACCTGGCATTTTTGCTTAGGAAACATTGTAAAGCATTGCTAACAACGGACGTGGCTGTATAAATTAGCACCCACAAATCACTCTgcaagcccaggggtggccaaacttgcttaacagaagagcctcacagaataaacgccagatgtttgagagccacaagacacaaacatcggatgtcagagagccacaagacacaaacatcggatgtctgagagccacaagacacaaacatcggatgtctgagagtcacaagacacaaacatcggatgtctgagagccacaagacacaaacatcgGATGTCTGAGAAcaacaagacagggagggagggagggagggagggagggagggagggagggagggaaggaagatggggaagagaggtggaaagaaagcaacttaaactttaaatgtcttcttcaaGCTGCCGGCGGGCTTGGCAAAgcgatttaaagggagaaatgccttctccaagccagccagcaaggtggtgggggctttggagggccacgcaatatgtgtgaaagagtcacacgtggttcccgagctgcagtttggccacccctgttctagccccATCACATTTGGCTCCTCAATCCTAAATGCATTTATTTGAAAACACGTCTAGCTCGGGATGATAGCTCCACAGTGCCAACCAGAGCAAAGttccacccttctaagcccattaaagCCAACAGGCTTAGAAAGGTGTTATCTTTGCTACTTAGGACAGTCCTGAGCTTAATGAAGGAACCACAGCCAAGCAAAATTAGGATGTTGCTGAGCATCTCTTCGGCTTGTACATCCAACACGAGGAAACATCTCGGATCCCTAATGAAAACAAAGCAGCGAATCCGTGTTGATTTGTGCCTTTCCAGGGGTTGCATCATTGATGCAAAAGGGTTAATAAAAACACCTTCTGCTTCAGAGCTCCTGAGTTCCAGTCGCATGGGAAAAAATGTTAACTTGCATCAGTCAAATAAACAGTTTCTTCTAAGTCAAGGTATTTACAAGATGCAGTAGAAGACATTAGTTTATGCTAGCACTCCCAGATGAGTCCCAAGGCCTCTTACACCAGAAATTACAGTGCGTGGGGGGGAAACATATGGATTACAGTGGAGAAAAATCCCAAGTTTCTGTGGAAAACAATATGTTGCAGACCAGAATGTATCCTGTTGTATCAGTCTTCGATGCACAGAGGCTGTTTGGGCTTTTAAATAGCAACGAAAGCAGTGCTTCTTTCAGCGAAGAGGCCGTGGACAGGCTGTTGGATTAAAGGAAACGCCTTGATTCTGGAGAGGAAAGTAGTTTGGGAGGTCTGGAGAGAGCAGCCCAGGGAAAGTCGAAGGAACTCCACCGAGGAGATCTTCAGCACATTTGGCAGGGAGGTCAGCTGAAGGACTCGTCAGCAAGGCATGATGGTGTCTCTGAGAGAAGACGTAGCTCGTCTGGCCCGTCAGGAAGTTGACCGAGCAAGAGTTCAGGCGTTCGGGCACGGACAAGCCGTAGGGCAAGGCCGAAGCCAATGTCGTCGTGGTGACGGTGCGCTGGTGGCTGCTGGAAGGGTCATCGCCTTCCATCTGTCCGTGCATTCCTGGAGGAGTTATGGCCTGATGGGAGAAAATAGAAGAGAAGGAGCTGGGGTGAGGGCCGAGGTAGGCCGAGGTGGCACTGCAGAAAGGGGAGAAGGGCCAGTAGAAGGATCCGGTAAGGGTCACCCCAGCCGAAGCTAGCCTGGCTCCCCTCCTGAAGGCCAGCTTGGCCCGAGAAGCAGACGACCGCCTCCTCAGCTTGCCAGTGGCACCTCCGATGAAGACGTCCTCACTGGAAGGGTCCAACATCCAGTAATTGCCTTTGCCGGGATCGTTGTAGTGCCGGGGCACCTTGACGAAGCATTTGTTAAGGCTGAGGTTGTGCCGAATGGAGTTCTGCCAACCTTGTTTGTTCTCCTTGTAGTACGGGAAGTGCCCCATGATGAATTCGTAGATGCCGTTGAGCGTGAGCCGCTTCTCCGGGCTCTGTCGGATGGCCATCATGATCAGAGCGTTGTAACTGAAGGGTGGCTTCTCAGgtttccctctcctttccctaGAAGGATCCTCTTTTCTCAACCTCTCAAGTTCGTCACTGGCCGCCACGATGCCCCCTTCTTCCCTTGGCGGCGATGACAGAGGTCCCTCAGGAGTTTCACTTGAGGCCACGTCTTGGAGGAGGCTTGTGATGCTGAAGGGAGATTTCAGGACCCAGCTGTTGGCATTTAACCCCTCCATGGCTGACTCAGAAAGAACTGGACATAAACGGGGTCTTCTTGGATTCGCACAAGAGTCAACGGTCCTGGACAAATCTGTCCAGCAAATCAACTGGAGGTTTTGCTTAACGCTCGGGCGAATTGGCCACTCCCACGTCAACCACTACCCTTTCCACTGCCAAATCCCCCTTCATTTTTACCCAATCGTAGTGGCCTGCCATCTCAGTCTTCTAGCCAATCCTGGCTTGATGGCTTTGCTAGCCACACCCTGGATTTCTCATTCCCTTCCAAGCAGCAGAACTGACTGGACTTTGCTTACAGCTCATGGGTGCAGAGATTAGTTCTTGTTGGTATCAGCGTTGGTGTGCTCCGCCAGCCAGATCTTAATCTGATTGAGACTGAACATTCCACATCCCTAAATCATGTCAATATTAGATGGCATCTTAACCCACTATTGATTTTCTATTGGTCTTACAGGGTTTCTTCTATTCTTTCCCCCGCAATTATACATTTTTTTGTTCAGTCTAAAACATAGCATGAATTTATTACATTCTTATCCAGCTATTCCtttattttaccctcacaacaaccctgtgaagtagataagTCTGAGGACTTTGTAGGGGGAGGACTGAATCTAGGATTGCTgtttcccccctggccactggctggGGATGGGGGATTGCCAACTCGTGGttgtaaaatttctggagatttgggggtggagcctggggaggacagagacctcagtggggtacaatgccctagagtccacccgctatagcacccattttctctggggggactgatctctgtcatctggagatgagctataattctgaggGATTGCCTGATCCCTTGAGACTGGCATTCCTAATAGGAGCTCATGTATTCCTGTGTTAACACGCTGTCTCATCTCGATCGTACCATTTCTTATTTTAACGAGTAATTAATAGAGAAAGCTAAATCGAGGAGGGGAGAGCTATTGAGCCTGGGTTTTGCTTTATCCATAAAACAGACATCAAAATAAGCGCAAAGCTTGTCAACGCGTGTTGAATAAGCCTGATATTTTAACCTAATGTCAGCATGGTTCCTTTGGTTCAATCCAGAACGCAGAGCCTGAAACCGAACCGAGAAAGCGATTTCAAGGAAACTCATATTCAACTTTgaaaatctgttttaaaaaaaaccttacaaaacacAGCAGTGTCTGACAGCCTCTGCTTCCCAAATCCCAGGGGACAGATTGAATTAATTTTGTGAAAtaatccccctccccttgctttaaAACATATTGAATAATTAATGGTGTGAAATCCGAGCGATGCTGTCTTTTTTTACACTTTCCCAAGAAATATGATTGTGTATGTTTTCAAAGATGATAATGCTgcttttgtttaattttaagatTTATCATGACATTACCACCATGCCCGAACTGGGATTCTTCCTACCCCATCTTTGCCCTGGCAGCGAATAAGAAATTAAAGTATTAAAATGTACATTTAAAATAACTAATTTAAAATCCGTCTTCAGTATCAAACCATTTAAAATCAGGCCTGGATGGCTCAGGAGGGCCTGATCCCGTCAGATCTCCGAAACTAAGcttgggtcagctctggttagtttttggatgagagacccccaaggaagtccagggctgctacgcaaaggcaggcaatggccaaccacctctattcgtctcttgcctcgaaaactctCTTGGAATTGCCATAAATCCTTGATGACTTCATGGCacttttcaagaagaagaagaagatgatattggatttatatcccgccctccacttcgaagagtctcagagcggctcacaatctcctttcccttcctcccccacaacagacaccctgtgaggtgggtggggctggagagggctctcacagcagctgccctttcaaggacaacctctgccagagctatggctgacccaaggccatgccagcaggtgcaagtggaggagcggggaatcaaacccggttctcccagataagagtccgcacacttaaccactacaccaaactggctcccgcCCAGTTTTCACCCAGCAGCCTCTGAAGAATTATTTTCTTTGGGATAGTAAGGCAGATTATTTCAACCCACTTTAATAGTAAACCTTTCAGGATTCAACAGAATCTCTGGTTCTTTTGTGAAACTTATAGCAGTGTTTATCATTTATATGAGGCACTCAAAGCATTTCCTGTACATCCAACCGTTTACTGGTTGTCATCTGTACGACAGCCCTGCAAAGTACGACAATTAAGGTAGGAGGGTGAACTGAAAGTCAATGGCTGCCGCCTAAGTTCACAGCAGATGTATTataggcttttggctgaggcaggcgggtgtcctcacaccatctaattggcctccctgcctAACCACATCCTGTGTTATAATTTGTGAATGATGTTCGTATCACTGACCCTGCctgattttatttcattttagcgGTTGTTTTATCGTgtgatttaattgttttattatgctgtaatccgccctgagcccaactTAAGTAAGAATAGAAATccgcaaaataaaaaataaaaataaaaatgcaggcctcattttgggcaggagccgagctccggaacctctaaatgttattgtgctctttctttctccccttcctccctaagtacttgcttctgggatccatggttcaaactccctgtgagaatttacCTGAACttcaagatttgacaaactttctcatatttccctccacaaaaaattggaaaaataacCAGAACGTATAAAGTGgactgatggaaatcttcctcgtgccactgtggccacataggagaaaataatgttaaaagtatgatgggagtaaggttttattatgacaattataattcaagaagcattttagggtagatgctgagctgatataatttagtacaccttccggtgatgtcagggtgtgtacaaatgagttgtactaatgagttccggcacctctttttctacgaaatgacgcCTGATtatatgcagtgttccctctaagctgagttagtgtgagctaacccacagttttttagccaccaCCTCGCACattattgtcttagctcaggaaaaatggccgcagGGCAAAGTAATTAATGCAgtgactcacaactttaatgccggtagctcatgaagtagaatttttgctcataacagcttagagagaacattgattTTACATGCTTTTTTGCTCCTTTTGTGGAGCTCCCAAGAGGCATTGCTTGGGTTATGTCTCAGCACGACCGATCAGCCTTTGGTTTATATTTATTGCTCTGTTGTTGGATACTGCCAAAGTTTGTATCACATAAAGCTGCACAGTGGGCAGTTTGTGTTGCTAGGGGTGAGTTCTCAGTTTACCCAGAATTAGATGCTAAATAGCAGAAGGGATGAGTTGTTctgattgattttaaaaaaatatagtgATTTTATATTGCTAGACAGTATTGCTATGCACAATAAACCATttgtaaaattattattattattatttgtttatttctattccgcccattcccccattgggggctcagagcgagTAAATATGTACAATGAACCAATTGTAATGTTTGTGGCAGAAACGACATTCGCATTGGAAACTTCCTTATTGCTATAGGTCTTGATGCATTACCATTCCTCTTAAACTCCTTGGGTTTTGGCATTTGTTTAGTGATAGTTTGTTTGAGATATTCATTTTCTGCATCCTGTTACTATTTaaaacacagacacacaattcTGTTACTGTATTTTATGGAATTTTgatttgataatactttttgcagGTGAATTTTCATTCACTTTTCCGTTCATATCATACAGCTTGGTTTGAATCAGAGGCGTTAAATGAAAAGTACTAATTTATTTTTAgtcttttatttacttcattggtTTGTAGTCCATCTTGCTGAAAGTCAAAGCAGATTCAGAATGTAAAACAGTGCAATCTGACAACATAGGACAATGGATGAACAATCCAATAGAACTAGTGTTACAAAATACAAACTATTTAATACAAGTATACTATAAGCAATACAAAAAATGGATGATAACAACAGTGTAGTAAAAGCACAGATACCCACAGTAATCTTGAAGGTTTACTGTTTAAGATATTTAAGGTTTACAGTTGCTACCCTCTGAAATATAATCATGCCCACAGATTTTGGAACAAGAACATTCTCTTACATATTTCAAAATGAACTACTAAAAATCCCTCAGATTAGATAATTAACCTGAGTCTAGTTTCCTAAAACCTCTCCAGACTAATGAGTATttcatttattttgaaaataCATGTTTTAATTTAAACTCTCGATCGTTGCTTCCCAAAGTTTATAGAAGGAGTCCGGTTCTTTTTTTCAAATGCATTTTAGACTTTTTAAGTCTTAATCCCACCCCCCGCTGTTTTCAAAGCATTTGTTGTCTCACGTGTTTAGCCTATCTGCTACTTTCATTTAATAATTTCAAATTGCTGACAACTACTCAAGAATAACAGGAAACATTTTTCCTCAATAGAATCTTTCAGTGACCAAATTCGTCCACCGGCAGTCCTATTTGTCTCTCGGGAATTCTGTCCTTCAGCAGTGAGACTATGCAAGTAGTATTCAGGTAAGGTATCTCTAAAGTAAATACATTTTCCAGACTTCTTTAATTTGGTGGATGAGATCAGTATCTAAAGAAATCAGCATCTATCTCTGCAGTTTGAACAACAGGGGAATAACCTTTCTGTCCTAATCCGCTTAAGTTATTTCCATGTTTGCCTTTTAAAGATAAGAGAACTGTTTTTGCTAGTAACAATGAAAGATGCAATCAAAATTAAATCGGTGGGAGTTTTGTTCTCAGGAACATGTAGTATtctgaaagggggggaaaggacataaaatacagtttaaaggCGGAAAAAAAGTGTGtaaattaaaagaataacaataggaaacagggagagagagagagagaaacatgaGATTTTGTATTACTGCACCTTCTGAACAATTCTGAAGCTGCCTTTAACCTTTTCCCATTCATAAGCATTGAAGTTTTACTTACCTTTTCGAACGTTAGGATTTGTGCCAGAATCACAGTTTGAATGAGCTGGAGAAAAATAATATTTTCCCACAAAAATTCTCCCTCCATGTGTTTTACGAGTTGGGTCTTGTGAAGATCTCCCCCCAAATACTTGGCGATTTTTAACCCAAAGAAAGGAAAAATAAGACCTGAATTTGACTTTCGATTGGCTGGCCTTTTCCCAGCCTTCAGAAGCCATCAGCCTGTCACTATCAACTTTTCCACATCCCCATCGcttaaaagtagggttgccaagtccaattcaagaaatatctggggactttgggggtggagccaggagacactggggtggtgccaggagcaagggtgtgacaagcataattgaactccaaagggagttctggccgtcacatttcaatgccttccttccataggaaataatgaaggatagggtcgccttctttgggggctcacagaattagaccccctggtccaatctttttgaaacttagggagtattttggggagagccgctggatgctatgctgaaaatctggtgcctctacctcaaaagacagggcctgcagagccccagatacccaaggatcaattctccattatttcctatgggaataagtctccatagggaatcatgagtatccagcagatatttccctcccctccccccgctttctgatgaccctgaaatgggggggagggcctcaaagcTGGGggacccccttcccccacctggggattggcaaccctacttaaaagCCATTTTAAAACTTCCCCCTACATCCCAATCACTTAAAAACATTTTGGAACTTTTTTTCCTCATTTCGTTCTTCACTTTGATCTgtgacaaaaagaaaaagaaacaaaaaaacccgGGGAAAACATATCCTTGATATATTTTAAAAGGGAGGATAGGACTGGAGGTAAGGAAGCCTGGGGGaactctacatcaggggtgtcaaacatgcagcgtgagggctgaatcaggcccccaatgggctcctatcgggcccgcaagcaactcactgtcatctccttccttctccctctcacttccttctgcatcacaacttgcgtTGCCAGGaatgctcagtcacacagcagagttacagagcaaagctcctcccttggggaggaagtgggggaggaaggagagctagctttgccaggctccctcaattgcacagcaaaactactgagccaagcctctcttccttctgttagctgaggctcaacaagtcagtgaggtggattaggctgagcgtgtgtgtttgtctgtgttccttataaagtttatatctccactacctttTGCATTTTCAGTTCACACCAGTTTGCcttttacattttatgacacacatggcctggcccaacaaggtgaagatccggccctcataacgaatgagttcaacACCGCTGCTCTGGATCCTCTTTCATTTGCATTTCATGTCTGCAGGTGTCTTTTTTCTTTAACCATTAAAATGAGCAAGAAGTTATTCTGTGGGGAAGGATCCTCAGACATAGATTGTGCCAGTATTTGGACATTGTAGGCAGCTTCTGGAGAATGCGTGCCTGGGTTCTCTTGGTGACACTATTTTGATTTTTCATGCAAGGACTGACTCCCATTAGGCTAGCTCCATTTCCCCTACCAAACAGGCCTGCCCCGAGAACCtgtaactcataagaacataaagagaagccatgttggatcaggccaatggcccatccagtccaacactctgcgtcacagaagaacataagagaagccatgttggatcaggccaatggcccatccagtccaacactctgggtcacataagaatataagagaagccatgttggatcaggccaatggcccatccagtccaacagactgtgtcacataagaacataagagaagccatgttggatcaggccaatggcccatccagtccaacactctgcgtcacagaagaacataagagaagccctgttggatcagtccagtggcccatccagtccaacactctgtgtcacataagaatataagagaagccatgttggatcaggccaatggcccacccagtccaacagtctgtgtcacataagaacataagagaattcatgttggatcaggccaatggcccatccattccaatactctgtgtcacacagtggccaaaaaaaccaagtgccgtcaggaggtccatcagtgcgaccaggacactagaagccctcaccctgtttccccccccaaacaccaagaatacagagcatcactgccttagacataagaacataagagaagccatgttggatcaggccaagggcccatccagtccaacactctgtgtcacacagtggctaaaaaacccagatgccatcaggaggtccatcagtggggccaggacattagaagcccccccactgtgcccccccccacaacacccagaacacagagcatcactgccccagacataagagaagccatgttggatcaggccagtggcccatccagtccaacactctgtgtcacacagtggcccaaaaaaccaggtgccagcCTTAGAGACTGCCCCCCCCTTCAACCTCTTACCCACCCTTCCCAACAGGATGGGCTATGGATTTTCTAGTGTTCTTCCGTGGTTTCATTCGGGTGTAGTTGACTGGCTTCTTTGTTTCTAGAGCTACCCGTTTTGAAAGGTAATAATTACATCTTGAACACACGAAGCTCCCTTAAACTGAATCGGACCATGGATCTGTTGAAGTCGGCATTGTTTattcagaccagcagtggctttcAGTTGGAGGTCTTTCACGttaccttctgcctggtccttttttaaccagagatgctggggattgaacctgggaccttccgcagaggctctgcttttgagatgtggcTTATCCCCATCTTGTAAATTGCCTTGAGTGCTATTTTGATAGTAGAAAGGTAGAATACTAATGCAAGGCAAGCCAGTAATGGTGTTGTCAGTTTCTTTCACATCCACTTTGTCAAATGCCTAATGGCCACCTTCTGTCCTCCTCTTGTGTCTTTCAGCTCCCGCCATCCCTGGTCCAGTTCCTGCCAGACTTTTCCCATCTCTCTACATGTGgctgcctcctctctccctcattCTCCTCATCTCTCAACATCTGGGCAGCTGCAGTGCCTTCCCCCAATTCCCCTTTGGCCTGCATTCATTTCCTTTCCAAAGGCCTGGGCCTCCCGCTGTGAGCCTACCCCTCTGCTACACGCCACCCTGATATCGAAGACGCCCtagtgagggctggatctaacataaatgagaccttgttggggcaGGCCATATTAGACTAGGCcatatagaatcataaaatcatcgagttggaagggacctccagggtaatctagtccaaccccttgca
This region includes:
- the LOC132585892 gene encoding forkhead box protein G1-like, whose product is MEGLNANSWVLKSPFSITSLLQDVASSETPEGPLSSPPREEGGIVAASDELERLRKEDPSRERRGKPEKPPFSYNALIMMAIRQSPEKRLTLNGIYEFIMGHFPYYKENKQGWQNSIRHNLSLNKCFVKVPRHYNDPGKGNYWMLDPSSEDVFIGGATGKLRRRSSASRAKLAFRRGARLASAGVTLTGSFYWPFSPFCSATSAYLGPHPSSFSSIFSHQAITPPGMHGQMEGDDPSSSHQRTVTTTTLASALPYGLSVPERLNSCSVNFLTGQTSYVFSQRHHHALLTSPSADLPAKCAEDLLGGVPSTFPGLLSPDLPNYFPLQNQGVSFNPTACPRPLR